A window of Oscillatoria nigro-viridis PCC 7112 contains these coding sequences:
- a CDS encoding ribbon-helix-helix domain-containing protein encodes MGVTKKAKITFTCEPSLKDGLEVWAQSESRTLSNLIEMIVRQAYQERSTPDRPSDRPPEPQPTQAKPATAAKAKRGKASKGAS; translated from the coding sequence ATGGGAGTTACTAAAAAAGCGAAAATTACATTTACTTGTGAGCCAAGTCTTAAGGACGGTTTAGAGGTATGGGCACAATCAGAAAGTCGCACTCTCTCAAATTTGATAGAGATGATTGTTCGACAAGCTTATCAAGAACGCTCTACTCCCGATCGCCCATCCGATCGCCCCCCTGAACCGCAGCCAACACAAGCAAAGCCAGCAACAGCAGCGAAAGCTAAGCGGGGCAAGGCAAGTAAGGGTGCTAGTTAA
- a CDS encoding ribbon-helix-helix domain-containing protein has protein sequence MTTKRPRTTISFDDDEYAELKEWADSEYRTIPQLVLVFVKRALEERRERNGQDSQTVTVASTTVRPTATAKAKRKGN, from the coding sequence ATGACCACTAAAAGGCCACGAACTACCATCAGCTTTGACGATGATGAATATGCAGAATTAAAAGAATGGGCGGATTCTGAATATCGCACCATCCCTCAATTAGTTCTGGTTTTTGTCAAAAGGGCGCTGGAGGAACGAAGAGAACGCAACGGCCAAGACTCGCAGACAGTAACCGTCGCGTCTACAACAGTAAGACCGACTGCAACAGCGAAAGCTAAGCGGAAAGGCAACTAG
- a CDS encoding ribbon-helix-helix domain-containing protein has product MSQETQKVFPRMTCSLSNELLHDIDKICYEHRVNRSEFVREALTTYLKYFHAQAHKINTSNEESLVV; this is encoded by the coding sequence ATGTCGCAAGAAACTCAAAAAGTATTCCCCCGAATGACGTGCAGCCTCAGCAATGAATTACTGCACGACATAGACAAGATTTGCTACGAACATCGGGTAAATAGATCGGAATTTGTTCGGGAAGCCCTAACAACCTATCTCAAATACTTTCACGCACAAGCTCACAAAATCAACACATCAAACGAAGAATCCCTAGTAGTCTAA